A genomic window from Cricetulus griseus strain 17A/GY chromosome 4, alternate assembly CriGri-PICRH-1.0, whole genome shotgun sequence includes:
- the Rtl10 gene encoding LOW QUALITY PROTEIN: protein Bop isoform X2 (The sequence of the model RefSeq protein was modified relative to this genomic sequence to represent the inferred CDS: inserted 8 bases in 7 codons; deleted 1 base in 1 codon; substituted 3 bases at 3 genomic stop codons), with the protein MMACIRWSRDSYRLSSSGPQHFSGMAVCHTFPAASWPVVLCLPHLSAPGPEWAPSPSTPGTPHGRCHWQNPGNPIQVAASFASAHPWQQMDGSSQHXPLVDFWIERPCCGNPMCVYTTMNQNSTVNDSSGSKPXKRGPPAGWIPDPWPLETDFHWVPGXSTFDDFPWLLDXFLAQLGDYMXFHFEHYQENSTVXEPQLTDRPSLPXAXVAPYLNRDLPLPDDYELFCQDLEEIIQDPNNSFVEYHATVSCPLPSTSSQSEACXYLLPPTPAWSRPNSISRSFWTEQQLXKESCPVPQEPVTQSGSAYSPDCSAVRPAASHPKDADPKLVSVLSKSVNSYS; encoded by the exons ATGATGGCCTGCATCCGATGGTCCCGGGACTCTTACCGACTCAGCTCCTCTGGCCCTCAGCATTTCTCTGGAATGGCAGTCTGCCACACCTTTCCAGCTGCTTCTTGGCCTGTTGTGTTGTGTCTGCCTCATCTGTCTGCACCAGGCCCCGAGTGGGCcccttctccctctactcctGGCACGCCTCATGGCAGGTGCCATTGGCAGAACCCTGGTAATCCTATACAGGTGGCAGCCAGTTTCGCCAGTGCACACCCTTGGCAGCAGATGGATGGTAGCTCACAGC GACCCTTGGTGGATTTCTGGATTGAGAGGCCCTGCTGTGGGAACcccatgtgtgtgtataccaccATGAATCAGAATAGCACAGTTAATGATTCTTCTGGCAGTAAAC ACAAAAGAGGCCCTCCAGCTGGATGGATACCAGACCCCTGGCCCCTCGAGACAGACTTCCACTGGGTTCCTGG TTCAACCTTTGATGACTTTCCATGGCTGCTAG TGTTTTTGGCCCAGCTGGGAGATTATA TCTTCCACTTTGAACACTATCAGGAAAATTCAACTGTTTGAGAGCCTCAGTTGACTGACAGGCCTAGCCTACCTTGAGCCTAGGTGGCCCCCTACCTCAATAGGGACCTGCCCTTGCCTGATGATTATGAACTCTTCTGCCAGGATCTCGAAGAAATTATTCAAGACCCAAAC AACAGTTTTGTTGAGTACCATGCCACTGTCtcctgtcctctgccttccacatcaAGCCAGTCTGAGGCCT TTTACCTGCTCCCTCCAACCCCTGCTTGGTCCAGGCCTAACTCTATATCCAGAAGTTTTTGGACTGAGCAGCAGC TCAAGGAGAGCTGCCCTGTGCCCCAAGAGCCTGTGACCCAGTCTGGTTCTGCATATAGCCCTGATTGCAGTGCTGTGAGGCCAGCTGCCTCCCATCCAAAGGATGCAGACCCCAAACTAGTCTCAGTACTTTCAAAATCTGTTAACTCCTATTCCTGA